The genomic stretch CTTGTTGTAAGAGGTCTAGTTCTTTACCTCTTTGACTCAATTGTTTCTCTTTTTCAGTGATTAAATTTTCCCGTTCTGCAATTAATCGTTCGCTTTGGTTTAGTTTAGATTCTAAAACTTTTAAACGGCTTTCTTGCTGAGCAATAACTTGGTCTTGGATTTGCATTTTTTGAGCGCGAATCCCAATTTCTCGCTCTCTTTGATAAATCCGTTGATCCTGGGCGCGAATTCTTTTATCTCGCTCGCTGATGGCAGTATCACGCAGGGCAATTTGTTGGTCTTGTAACCTAATCGATCGATCGCGTGCCGCAATCTTTTCATCTCTTTGATCGAGTTGCGCTTTTAATTGGCTAATTTGTTGCTGCACTTGCTCTCTTTGCGCGATCAAATCTTTTCTTTCCGATTGCAGTTTGGCAATTTCTCCCCGCAAATTTTCAGTTTGTTGAGAAACTACTTTTAACTGCTCTTGAGTTTGACTTAATTGCCCTTGAGTTTCACTCAATTTGGCTTGTGTTTGATTTAATTGTGCTTGGGTTCCAGCTTGTTTAGCCACTGCTTCCGAAAGTTTGGCTAAGGCAATTTGTAACGCTTTGTTAGTATCATCTAAGCGTTTTTGTGCAGCTGCTTGTTCTGCTTTTGCTTGGGCTAATTCATTTTCTACTTGACTTTTTTGTTGTTCTACTTGAATTTTCTCTGCTTCTACGAGCAGTTTTTCTCCTTTGGTTTTTTCTACTTCTTGGCGGGCATTTTTCAAATTTCTTTGAATTGACTCTAATTTAAAAACGCCCGTGCGTAACTGGTCACTGGCGGCGAATAAAATTGCCAGTGTGGAACCAGAAATTAAACTACCTGTCAGGAGGGTGATCAACACCGCTGTGTTCTTGGGTCGTAAGTTGAATAAGCTTAATCTAGCTTTGCCAACTTTCGTCCCGATACGATCGCCCACCGATGCGATCACGCCTCCCAACACCAAAACTGCTGCTATTAGGATTAACCCGGTGGTCATATTTAGCTAAATCAGATCCATATCCAGACTATCTCACACCCTACTAATATTGAAGCTAGCAACTTAAATAGAGTGAATAATTTACACCTATTTAAGTTTTTCCCTGACAGGAGAGGGGTAATTTGATTCCTGTCAAACCTCAAATTACGTAAACTGTTGGCTTAACGCTACTGGGTTATGGACAGTAATCTTTTTCTTATGGATGGAGATCATTTTTTCCTGCCTGAGATCCCCTAACAAACGAGTTACTGTTACGCGAGTGGAACCTATGGCTTCAGCGATCGCCTGATGGGATAGCTTTAGATCTATGGTAATCCCATCTTGGCCGGAAACTCCAAAATCACGACAAAGAATTAACAGGAAACTGACCAATCTAGAACCCATATCTCTATGCGCTAGGGTTTCAATCATCATTTCTGTTTGCAGAATCCGTGAAGACAAACCTCGCAACATTAACATTGATAACTCAGGATTATCCTTGAGTGCTTGTTCTACTTGATCGATCGGTGCTGAGAGCAATTCTGCTGGTGTAAAAGCGACCGCATGATAAAACCGATCGGAACGGTTCCCTGTAATCAGAGATAATACTCCAAACACGCTATTTTCTCGTAATAAGGCAACTGTAATTTCTTCCCCAGCTTCGTAAACGCGGGAAAGTTTTACCGCACCTTTGAGTAGAAAATATACTCTTTCAGCAGGATCTCCCGGAAAAAAAATGGTTTTTCCCCTTTCAAAGGTTTCTACAACTGGCGGAAACGCGCCTCCTCCTATTTGTCGAAATACAGATGCAAGCGGTCTATCGTCTAAAACGACCATGTTTTTACCCTCACCGACACCCAAAAAACTTCTTTAATTCTTGCCAATTAACCTTAGTAATAACTTCGATCATTCCGATTTCCAAAATTTAGCTTGTGAGTTTTTGCTGTGTAGTCAATACGTAGTTTATTTGATGTTTGGGTGGTTTACTGTTTGGCACTGCCGCACTTCCATAATGTTTTGACCAATCAAATCGTTATATACAAAATTGCTGTGCAATATAACACATAATAGCTACTTATATAATTGCATTTTGGCTCCTCATGCTTACAGAAAATTCTCAAGATTAAAATCGACTTTATTTCCTGCGGTTACACCCAAGAAACTATGGCAAAATTTGGAGTATTTCTGAGAATTTTCTGTATTTTAAAACACATTATTCCCAAATGATCTGTAATTTTAGCGAGATTGGCAAAGTTTTGACGCTGTTTCCGGGACAAGACTCAGATATAATGAACCACTATGCTGAATTTAACCGGAAAAAACGCTCTTGTAACTGGCATTGCCAACAATCGATCGATCGCTTGGGGCATTGCTCAACAACTTCATCAAGCTGGAGCCAACCTTGGCATCACCTACTTGCCTGATGAAAAAGGTCGCATGGAAAAAAAAGTAGCTGAGTTAGTGGAACCACTCAACCCCAGTTTATTTCTACCATGTGATGTCCAAAACGAATCTCAAATCCAGTCTACTTTTGAGACAATTGGTGACAAATGGGGTAAACTCGACATCCTGGTTCATTGCTTGGCTTTTGCCAAAAAAGATGATTTGTCAGGGGAATTTAGTAAAACCACCAGAGAAGGCTTTAACTTAGCTTTAGAAGTTAGTGCCTATTCGCTGATTCAGCTGAGTGGGGCTGCTAAACCTTTGATGACAGAAGGTGGTAGCATCATTACGCTATCATATCTGGGCGGTGTGCGAGTGGTTCCTAACTATAATGTAATGGGGATTGCTAAAGCTGCTTTGGAAATGAATGTTCGTTACTTAGCCGCAGAATTAGGCCCCCAAAATATTCGGGTAAATGCAATTTCCGCAGGCCCGATTCGCACTTTGGCTTCTTCGGCAGTTGGCGGAATTTTAGATATGATTCACCATGTTGAGGAAGTGGCTCCTTTGAGACGTACTGTTACCCAAACTGAAGTGGGTAACGCAGCTGCTTTTCTATGCAGTGATTTATCTAGCGGCATTACAGGTCAAGTTTTGTATGTGGATGCTGGTTATGAAATCATGGGCATGGGATAAGTTAATTTATTGATGTGAAAATAGTTTATGCAAATTAGCGATCGCCAACTTCTTGCCAACGAACATCCAGAGCAAATTATCCCCGCACGTATCGCAACTGTCCGACGGACAACGGGTGAAACCGATGTGCAGGTAACTGTTAATTTGGATGGTACAGGTGTTTGTATTTCCAAAACGGGAATTCCCTTTTTAGATCACATGATGCACCAAATTTCTTCACATGGGTTGATAGATTTGGATGTACAAGCAACGGGTGATTTGGAAATAGACGATCACCACACAAATGAGGATGTGGGAATTACTTTGGGTCAGGCGTTGGGGAAGGCTTTAGGCGATCGCAAAGGCATTGTTCGTTTTGGTAATTTTCTCGCGCCTCTTGATGAAGCTTTAATTCAAGTGGCTTTGGATTTTTCAGGAAGACCTCATTTAAGTTATGGTTTGGAAATCCCGACGCAGCGAGTCGGAACTTATGATACTCAATTAGTGAGAGAATTTTTTGTGGCGTTAGTAAATCATTCGCAAATGACGTTACATATTCGTCAATTAGACGGGATTAATTCTCATCATATTATTGAAGCAACTTTTAAGGCTTTTGCTAGAGCAATGCGAATGGCGGTGGAATTCGATCCTCGTCGTTTGGGAAGTATTCCTAGTTCTAAAGGAGTTTTGTAAGAGTTTTTTTGAACCGCGAAGGACGCAAAGAGCGCGAAGGAAGAAACCACAGAGACGCAGAGGGCGCAGAGAAGAAATCAGAGAAATTTTACTATTTGTAGGGTGCGTTAGCTATAGCGTAACGCACCATCAAGTTATATTTAGTTTTACTTAACCCACCCTTACGCCTATAGGAAGACTTCAGCCACCAGAGCTAATATGTTATAAAAGTCATAATTCTTAATGATTATTTACTAATGGTGTTTTCCTCTGGCTTGTCTAAGCTTAAAAATTCTTTGACAAAAACAACTTTATTTGGTAAAGAACTCACACCTGAGTTAGTCGCTATTTTATTGGTGTACTTTGTGCAGGGTATTTTAGGGTTGGCTCGCCTAGCTGTGAGCTTTTTCCTCAAAGATGAATTGTCACTCAGTCCGGCTGAAGTGTCTGCTTTAATGGGGATTGCGGCGTTACCCTGGATAGTTAAACCTTTATTTGGCTTTGTTTCTGATGGATTGCCAATTTTAGGTTATCGACGGCGACCTTATTTAATTCTCTCTGGATTTTTGGGATCTGCGGCTTGGATTGGTTTGGCGACGGTGGTGCATAGTGCTTGGGCGGCGACATTGGCGATCGCTCTTTCTTCCTTCTCTGTTGCCATGAGTGACGTAATTGTAGATTCCCTAGTCGTAGAAAGAGCTAGAGGAGAATCAGTTAGTGATGCCGGATCTTTACAATCTCTTTCTTGGGGCGCTTCCGCATTAGGAGGTTTAATTACCGCCTACTTGAGCGGTTTTTTATTAGAACAATTCAGCAATCGTACTGTATTTGCTATTACCGCCACTTTTCCGCTAATTGTGTCGATCGTTGCCTGGTTAATTGCTGAATCACCAATTACCGAAAAACCAGATTTTTCCACAGCTTGGCAACAAGTTAAACAACTAAAAAAAGCTGTAACTCAAAAGGCAATTTGGTTGCCTACTGCATTTTTATTTCTCTGGCAATGTACGCCAACCGCTGATGCCGCATTTTTCTTTTTCACTACTAACGAATTGGGATTTCAACCAGAATTTTTGGGTAGAGTTCGTTTAGTAACTAGTGTCGCTTCTTTAATAGGAATTTGGCTATTTCAAAGATTCTTTAAAAACGTTCCTTTCCGCACTTTTTTTGCTTGGACAACTGTATTGTCTGCGGCATTAGGCATGACAGCATTATTACTTGTTACTCATACAAATCGGGCTTTGGGAATAGACGATCGTTGGTTTAGTTTGGGAGATAGTTTAATTCTCACTGTTATGGGACAAATTGCTTATATGCCAGTGTTAGTTTTGGCAGCAAGGCTTTGTCCTCCTGGTGTAGAAGCAACTTTATTTGCCCTACTTATGTCAGTAACAAATTTAGCAGGTTTACTTTCTTATGAATTTGGTGCTTTGTTAATGCACTGGCTGGGAATTACAGAAAATAATTTTCAATATCTCTGGTTATTGGTAGTAATTGCCAACTTAAGTACTCTTCTACCTTTACCGTTTATAAATTGGTTGCCTCAAACCGATCCCCAAGCAGAAATTGCGGAAAAACATATCCAACCAGTTCCGGCTTTGGAGCTTGATTCTTCTGCTTCTAAACATATTGCACAACCCTTTTTGCCTGATTTAATGTCAGAATTAGGAACTAATTCTTTGTTAATGAAAGCAGAAAAATCGGCTGAATAACGCGATCGCTTATCAAGTATCCAACTACCGAATACCAATTAAAAAATATGCAGAGCTTCCAACTTTACGAACACGCCTCTACAGTTCCACCCAAATCTTACGATCGCCAAAAATGGCAAAAAGGTTATCAATCCCTAAAACAAGAATTTAATTATTGGATTGATGACGTAGAAGGAGAAATTCCTTTTAATCTTCAAGGAACTTTATTTCGTAACGGCCCCGGTTTATTAGATATTAAAGGTCAAAAATATCATCATCCTTTTGATGGAGATGGGATGATTTGCGCTTTCACTTTTACCAATGGGAAAGCTCACTTTCAAAATCGTTTTGTCCGCACTCAAGGTTTTGTCGAGGAGCAAAAAGCCGGAAAAATCCTTTATCGTGGTGTTTTTGGCACGCAAAAACCTGGTGGTTGGTTAGCTAATGCTTTTGATTTAAAAATCAAAAACATCGCTAATACTAATGTGATTTATTGGGGTAAAAAACTATTAGCTCTTTGGGAAGCTGCTGAACCTTATCGCCTGAATCCAGATAATTTGGCGACTTTGGGAATGGAATATTTCGATCGCGTTTTACAAAAGGGAGATGCTTTTGCCGCTCATCCGCGCATCGATCCCTGTTGCGAATGGGATAATGGAAAACCTAGATTAGTAAATTTTTCCATTAAACCTGGACTTTCCTCTACTATTACTATTTACGAATTAGACGAATCTGGAAAAATTGTCCAGCGTCATTCCCATTCTGTTCCAGGTTTTGCTTTTATTCACGATTTTGCTATTACTCCCAATTACTGTATTTTCTTTCAAAATCCAGTATCTTTTAATCCCCTACCTTACATTTTGGGTTGGCAAGGTGCAGGTCAATCAGTAAAATTTAATCCCAAAGAGAAGACACGCATTATTATTATTCCCCGTCATTCCAATACTTCTATTTCGGGAATAAAAATCTTGGAAACTCAGTCGGGTTTTGTTTTTCATCATGCTAATGCTTTTGAGCAAGATAACAAAATTTATATCGACTCAGTTTGTTATGAATCTCTTCCAACAGTCGATCCAAATGCTGATTATCACGAAACAGATTTTGATGCACTTTCTCCCGGACAACTTTGGCGCTTTGCAGTTAATTTGAATGAAGAAACAGTCCAGCGAAAAATGTTGGAAAGTCGCTGTTGTGAATTTCCTTCGGTGCATCCAGCAAAAGTAGGTAGACCTTACCGTTATTTGTATCTTGGTGCGGCTCATGCAGCTTCAGGAAATGCACCGCTTCAAGCAATTTTAAAAATTGACCAAGTTTCTGGAGAAGGACAATTTTGGAGTGCTGCATCAGATGGTTTTGTCAGTGAGCCTGTGTTTGTTCCAGCTACAAATGCTATCAATGAGGATGATGGTTGGCTCATGACATTAGTGTATGATTCAGCACATCATAAATCCGATCTTGTGATTTTAGATGCTCGGAATTTACATCAAGAACCAGTAGCTCGGTTACATTTAAAACACCATGTTCCTTATGGATTGCATGGAAATTTTACTCCCGAAGTATTTGCAATCAAGGAATGACATGGTTAAAGTAATAAATTGGTAAAAAACTTAATCTTTTGTGAGTTGGTTTTTTAACTTTTGTGGGATTTATAATTTTAGAGGGTTGACGGGGCAAGATATAAGCAGTAATAGTAATGCCAAATCAAGCATTACTGGCTCCCCCCTAGATTAGCAAATCACCAGGGTGCTAGCCAGGTAAACCCTATGAAATTCTCAATAGTTATTACAACTTACAATCGTTTGTCTTTGTTAAGACGTTCCATTGCTTCCGCCTTGGCTCAAAGTATATCCTGTGAAATAGTGGTTGCTGACGATTGTTCTTCTGATGGTACAGAAGCTTATGTATCTGCTTTACAGGAGGAACTTCGTGCAAATGGAGACGATCGCTTAGTCTATCATCGCAATTCAAATAATATGGGCCATGCGGCGACAATTAATGCCGGAGTGAAAGTCGCTACAGGCGACTGGATTAAACCTGTAGATGATGATGATTATTTGGCAAATAATTGTATTGAAGAACTCACAAAGGCGATCGCTCTTCGTCCTCAAGCTGTGATTTGTTCTTGTCAAGCAGCACAAGTTGATGTCAACCAAAACGAAATTAGTCGCACCCGGAAAAATGGCCCAGGTAGAGCTTTTTACATTCCCCAAGAAGACATCCATTATGGAATGCTACTTGAACAAATTCCTTTTGGAACTCCGATTCAAGTAGCCTTTCGTCGTGATGCTTTCCTGAAAACAGGTGGTTGGGATTCAAGATTAGATGTTAATTTTGACGATATTGATTCTTGGGTAAAAATTTCTCAGTTTGGTGATGCGATCTTTCTTAATCAATGTTTAGCTTACCGTACAGTTTGGCCTGGTGGTTACAATCAGAAATTTTCTTTAAAAAAGCGCTTAGAAACTCACATTCAACTTAAAGAAAAAATTTATGATTTAGTTGCTCAAAAACATCACGATAATATTCCTAGTATTCAAGCTTTTCGTAATTATCTTAAATTACACTGGGCTTTAGTTGCAGCAAAACAACGTAGAGTGAGCGATCTGTTGGTTTTTGCTTTACCGACAATTTTTCATATCTCTGCTTGGCGACTTTTATTTTTAGCTCTAATTAACCGTTATAATCAGCAGTTTTTACTGCAAAAGCAACTGGATAAAAATATTTGGGTATGGACAAAACTTTCCACATTAGTTGGGGAAAACTCTTGTTCTACTTTTTCAGATTTTCAAAATCTTCGCAATTACTTACGATTACGCCATAGTTGGGGCGCGATTAAGCAAAGTAAATTTCCGATCGCCATTAAACTAGCTTTCCCTGCTGTATTTTCTGTACCAGCCTGGAAGTTAGTTATTAAAGCCGCTATTTCATCCCACCAAAACCATAAAGATTCTTTAATTCGTAAACTGGTGCTGATTAACTAATTTATTCCGTCAAGGAAATAAAATCCACGTTTAGACTGAGGAATTTCTGGCGATCGGCGTGTAAGTTGTTAGTATCACTACCACAAACACTGAGTTGTTTTGTGTCTAGATCGACAATAAGTATTTTTGCGTTATATTAAGTTAAATTACAGAATGTAAAGCAATGCCAGTCAATGGCATTCTCACAATTACTTTGTACTAGGACGAAATTCTGTGACCTCATTACTACAACTTTCCCAAACTGAAGATCTAATCGCCGCATTTTTCCAAGAATCAGAGGGTACTTGGCATTCTGAAAGACGGTACTACACTTTGCCACAGGTAGAAACCAAAGAAATGGTAAGTATTCTGACAATTGAGTTTTTGCCGCAGGGGAGGGAAGAATTGCGAGAATTAGCGCAACTGCACGGTTTAACCGATGAAATTATTCTTAGTTGTGGTGCAAAGGTGAGTTGGGAAAGCAAGGAATCTGTCAGTGAGAAAAAGCAATCACAAGGAAAAACATTGTTTGGTGCTGCGGGGAATATTTTATACCGCGATCGCGGTTTCGCCACCTCAAAACCTGTAACAGCACAGTACTATTTTCCCAATCGACAAACCTTATGTTTACGAACAGAATACAACGATTCTGTATTTGAAGAAGAGTTAAAATTAGTGGGAAAAAATTACCGGACTAGACAATCAATTATTTCTCGCGCTGGGGAACAATTAATGATTGGACAATATTTAGAAAAAAGAATTTAAAAGGAGTTTCTCCTTCACTTTAAATTAGCAGTTAGTTAGTTGGCGATAAGTTAGTGGATAGTTTCCAACCAGATGCAACTAACATTTCAGTGTGACAACAAAGGCTAAAACCAAGTTTAGGATTGTATAGGGTAGCGTAAATCCCTACATTTGTTTCGCTTAATTGCATAATATAAGCTTCTGTGCCTTTGCGATCGCAAATTAGTTTTTGTCCGACTTGCCAAGCTGTCATTGCTTATACCTAAATTCATCCTTCCTTTAAGTTACTATCTCATTAGCTAGTTTAAAATCCTGCTTTTGAATCACCCTAAAGGGTGACTTTATTTGGCAATTATTTTTTTGCCATTAACGTAAAAAAATAATTGTTTTAAGTAACTAATCACTTCGGCTTTGCTAACTTCATCTTGTACTATTTACAACACTAAATTATATGCTCGATCGTTTTCCTTTGTTAAATTTGAATAATAATTATTCAACCAATAAACCTCTCCAAAAATTAAAATTGCGTTGTCTAAAACATTTGTAGAGACGTTGTATGCAACGTCTCTACAATCTTTTTTGGACAAGTCTAACGATCGATTTAATAATAACTTCCAGACTTGCGATGATGAACAGCCGTAACAGCATCAGGCGTGAATACTTTTCCTTCATCAGCTATGGCATAAACTAACCAATGATCGCCGCATTCCATCCGATTTTGTACCGTACATTCTAGATAAGCTAAAGCACCAGTTAAAATCGGAGAACCGTTTTTCGCATCTTCAGTTTCAATATCAGCAAAACGGTCTTCTCCGGGAGCAAAGTTTTTCATAAAATGCTTCCGTAACTGCCGCCCTTCTGCCAGAATATTTAACACAAACTTATCGCCAATGTGAGTCATTGTTTCTAAAGCGCGATCTTTAGCAACAGCAACTGTAAGTCCAGGTGGGTTAAAAGTTGCTTGGGAAACCCAAGAAGCTAACATGGCACTTTTTAAGTCACCTTTTTTAGTAGTAACTACACACAAAGAACCAACAATTCTACCTACAGCTTGCTCGGTTCTTGCTGCTTGAGAGTCACCTACAGGTTGACGCGAAGGGCGAATTTTTTTGGCTCTTTTCAATGCTTGAGCAAAGTCAGTTCCGGCTTCTTCACAATATTGTAATGTTGTATCTTCGGGTTTAAATTTAACCCGAATTGTCTCAAATCCAAACCGATAACCTGCGTCTTTTAGTTTACCTTCAATCAAATCAATTGCTTCACCACTCCAACCAAAAGAACCAAAAACTCCTGCTAATTTAGTTTTTGCTGCTGTGGATAAAACTATCCCTAAAGCTGTTTGAATTTGGGTTGGTGCATGACCTCCTAATGTAGGAGAACCGATAATAAAACCATCGGCTTTTTCAATAGCAGCTTGAATTTCTGTGGGTTCAGAAAATTCACAATTAATTGTTTCAACGCTGACTCCAGATTTAGTAACGCCGCGTGCGATCGCTTGTGCCAAAGCAGCAGTATTCCCATAAGCGGAAGCATACAAAAGCGCCACAGTTGCTTCTTGATTCTTCTGTTGCTGACACCATTCCCGGTAAGATTTGGTCAAATCGGTTAAGCTATAAAGCACTAAAGGCCCATGACCTGTAGCATAGAATTTAACGTTAAAAGGGGCTAATTTTTCCAAGGCTGTTTCTACTTGACGCGCATGAGGAGCCATTAAACAATCGAAGTAGTAGCGTCTGTCCTCTTGGAAAATAGTCCAACCTTCATCAAATACTTGATCGCCGCAAATATGTGCGCCAAAAAGTTTATCAGTGAAGAGAATTTGGGTTTGAGGATCGTAAGTACAAAGTTGATCGGGCCAACGAGGACTAGGTGTAGCAATAAATTCTAAATGATGTCCTTTACCAATATCTAAAGATTCTTCTCCCTTAACTACTAAAATGTTTAATTCTTGTTCTGCAAAGGCATTTCTCAAGGCGATCGCACCAGGATTAGAACACACAAAAGTGATTTGCGGCGCTAACTCTAATAAAGCTTTTAAAGAAGTAGCGCGATTCGGATTCACATGACCCAAAATTACATAATCTAAAGTTTTTGGATCTATGTAACGTTGTAATGCTGTCAAGAATATTTCCGTAAAAGACTCTCCGGGAGGGTCAATTAAAACGGTTTTTTCGCCTTGAATTAAGTAAGAATTAGCCGTTGTTCCCCGTTGTAGAGCATATTCAATTTCAAATTTGAGCCGATCCCAAGTACGCGATCGCATTACTACTGTATCTAACCCGATCGGTAAAACTTGCACATCTCTTTTTTTAGTTGTTTGGATCATGATTTTTTGAGGTATCTGGTAAAGGTTACTAGGGATATTGAAATCGTAGCCAAATTTAACAATCTCTAAAAAGTGGCAGATATCGTTTAGTGATGTTTACTCACTCCATTGCCATTGCTTTCTAAGACAGTATTAGCAATTTTGTAATCTTCTTGTTGCTTTTCTTCGGGTACTTGTAATTCATAAACTTCCTTTCCTTTATGTCTTAAAGAAATCATTTTTTCCGGGTCAATGCCATTAAATGTTGGCGGTAGCCATGCTCTTACTATCAGGAGTAATGCCATAACTATCAAGAAAGCACAAGCAGATATAATTTGTGTCCAATGTGCTTCTAAAACTCCTCTTACCAAGACTTCTCTTAATACAGATACTATAGAAACTTCAACTGCAACTCCGATCGACACTCGTTGTTCTTGTAAGTAAATAATCAAAAGCCGGAACAATTCCACCAAAATTAACAAGAAGAGAATATCCGATGTTACTACTTTGAAATTCAGAGGGGGGAGCAATTCAAAAAACATTGCTCTTAGCTGAATTGCCATTAAAGTAAATAAACCAATGCACAAAGAAATGATTAACAAATCCTGAATTGTTTCTAAAAATCGGACAATTCTGCTTTTATTTAACCATCCACCAGTTGTTGGCTCATTCTTTAATATATTGTACATTTCTTGTTCCTCTATCTTGATAGTTTCAGCATAGCTTTAATTAAGTTATCGGTGAAGCTGTTTTCTATCAAAAAAACTAATCTTTTACATCAATAACTTACTTGCCAAGAAGAGCCTCCAAACTAATAAAGAGGTAGGTAAAAACCTACCTCTAACGAACAACAATCAAAGCAAAAATTAGTAGTGATTTCCTACTTTTCTGTGGTGAACTGCGGTGAGAGAATCAGCTTTACTAACTCTGCCACTTTCTACGGTTGCATAAACAATATAATGATCGCTGCATTCCAACCGACTAACTACTTGGCATTCTACATAAGCAAGAGCATCGGTTAATATTGGGCAACCATTTTCTGCTGATTGAGTTTTGATTCCAGCAAAACGATCGGCCCCTGGAGCAAATCGCTTTAAAAAGTGTTTCATTAATGATTGATAATTGCCTTCTTCCAACACATTTAAAACGAATTTATCTCCCGTGTGCATCAAAGATTCGATCGCCCGATCTTTAGCCACAGCAATGGTAATACCCAAAGGTTTGAAACTTGCTTGTACTACCCAAGAAGCTAACATCGCGCTGCTAACATCACCTTTTTTGGCAGTAATAATGTAGAGTCCACCGCTAATTCTTCCCAAAGCTTTATCCAGATCGCTATCAAGGGATTTCATTTGCTTAATACTGCGATCGCGGCTCAAAAACTGCCCCAAGTCTGTACCTGCTTCTTCACAAAGTTGGTAAGTTCCTTCTCCCGGTGTTTCAGTAACTCGAACTGGAGGAAAAGCTTCAATTAAACCTAACTCTTTAAACTTATTTCGTAGCGGATAAACTGATTCATCTTCGTTCCCACCTGATTCAAACAAACCAAAACTTTGTTTTGCTTTAGCAGCTGCCAAAATCGTACTTAATCCTGCTTGAGCGACATTAGCACCCGATA from Phormidium ambiguum IAM M-71 encodes the following:
- a CDS encoding DUF3084 domain-containing protein: MTTGLILIAAVLVLGGVIASVGDRIGTKVGKARLSLFNLRPKNTAVLITLLTGSLISGSTLAILFAASDQLRTGVFKLESIQRNLKNARQEVEKTKGEKLLVEAEKIQVEQQKSQVENELAQAKAEQAAAQKRLDDTNKALQIALAKLSEAVAKQAGTQAQLNQTQAKLSETQGQLSQTQEQLKVVSQQTENLRGEIAKLQSERKDLIAQREQVQQQISQLKAQLDQRDEKIAARDRSIRLQDQQIALRDTAISERDKRIRAQDQRIYQREREIGIRAQKMQIQDQVIAQQESRLKVLESKLNQSERLIAERENLITEKEKQLSQRGKELDLLQQEVATLEQYYQDYQELRQGNVRLLRGQVLASGVFRIVNPTAARSVVDQLLSQANRSAIERTKPGENNFKEQVIVIRETEVEQLIGKINDGNDYVVRIISAGNYVMGEAPVQVFADVAPNRVIFQAGEVLAATSADPAKMTEEQLRQRIELLIAASQYRARRAGIVANTMQIGDDRIETLTRFLEQLKQSKQPVDVQVVASDITYTAGPVKMDLVAIQGGQVIFRTSPTG
- the ntcA gene encoding global nitrogen regulator NtcA, with translation MVVLDDRPLASVFRQIGGGAFPPVVETFERGKTIFFPGDPAERVYFLLKGAVKLSRVYEAGEEITVALLRENSVFGVLSLITGNRSDRFYHAVAFTPAELLSAPIDQVEQALKDNPELSMLMLRGLSSRILQTEMMIETLAHRDMGSRLVSFLLILCRDFGVSGQDGITIDLKLSHQAIAEAIGSTRVTVTRLLGDLRQEKMISIHKKKITVHNPVALSQQFT
- the fabI gene encoding enoyl-ACP reductase FabI, yielding MLNLTGKNALVTGIANNRSIAWGIAQQLHQAGANLGITYLPDEKGRMEKKVAELVEPLNPSLFLPCDVQNESQIQSTFETIGDKWGKLDILVHCLAFAKKDDLSGEFSKTTREGFNLALEVSAYSLIQLSGAAKPLMTEGGSIITLSYLGGVRVVPNYNVMGIAKAALEMNVRYLAAELGPQNIRVNAISAGPIRTLASSAVGGILDMIHHVEEVAPLRRTVTQTEVGNAAAFLCSDLSSGITGQVLYVDAGYEIMGMG
- the hisB gene encoding imidazoleglycerol-phosphate dehydratase HisB gives rise to the protein MQISDRQLLANEHPEQIIPARIATVRRTTGETDVQVTVNLDGTGVCISKTGIPFLDHMMHQISSHGLIDLDVQATGDLEIDDHHTNEDVGITLGQALGKALGDRKGIVRFGNFLAPLDEALIQVALDFSGRPHLSYGLEIPTQRVGTYDTQLVREFFVALVNHSQMTLHIRQLDGINSHHIIEATFKAFARAMRMAVEFDPRRLGSIPSSKGVL
- a CDS encoding folate/biopterin family MFS transporter; protein product: MVFSSGLSKLKNSLTKTTLFGKELTPELVAILLVYFVQGILGLARLAVSFFLKDELSLSPAEVSALMGIAALPWIVKPLFGFVSDGLPILGYRRRPYLILSGFLGSAAWIGLATVVHSAWAATLAIALSSFSVAMSDVIVDSLVVERARGESVSDAGSLQSLSWGASALGGLITAYLSGFLLEQFSNRTVFAITATFPLIVSIVAWLIAESPITEKPDFSTAWQQVKQLKKAVTQKAIWLPTAFLFLWQCTPTADAAFFFFTTNELGFQPEFLGRVRLVTSVASLIGIWLFQRFFKNVPFRTFFAWTTVLSAALGMTALLLVTHTNRALGIDDRWFSLGDSLILTVMGQIAYMPVLVLAARLCPPGVEATLFALLMSVTNLAGLLSYEFGALLMHWLGITENNFQYLWLLVVIANLSTLLPLPFINWLPQTDPQAEIAEKHIQPVPALELDSSASKHIAQPFLPDLMSELGTNSLLMKAEKSAE
- a CDS encoding carotenoid oxygenase family protein; amino-acid sequence: MQSFQLYEHASTVPPKSYDRQKWQKGYQSLKQEFNYWIDDVEGEIPFNLQGTLFRNGPGLLDIKGQKYHHPFDGDGMICAFTFTNGKAHFQNRFVRTQGFVEEQKAGKILYRGVFGTQKPGGWLANAFDLKIKNIANTNVIYWGKKLLALWEAAEPYRLNPDNLATLGMEYFDRVLQKGDAFAAHPRIDPCCEWDNGKPRLVNFSIKPGLSSTITIYELDESGKIVQRHSHSVPGFAFIHDFAITPNYCIFFQNPVSFNPLPYILGWQGAGQSVKFNPKEKTRIIIIPRHSNTSISGIKILETQSGFVFHHANAFEQDNKIYIDSVCYESLPTVDPNADYHETDFDALSPGQLWRFAVNLNEETVQRKMLESRCCEFPSVHPAKVGRPYRYLYLGAAHAASGNAPLQAILKIDQVSGEGQFWSAASDGFVSEPVFVPATNAINEDDGWLMTLVYDSAHHKSDLVILDARNLHQEPVARLHLKHHVPYGLHGNFTPEVFAIKE
- a CDS encoding glycosyltransferase family 2 protein, with the protein product MKFSIVITTYNRLSLLRRSIASALAQSISCEIVVADDCSSDGTEAYVSALQEELRANGDDRLVYHRNSNNMGHAATINAGVKVATGDWIKPVDDDDYLANNCIEELTKAIALRPQAVICSCQAAQVDVNQNEISRTRKNGPGRAFYIPQEDIHYGMLLEQIPFGTPIQVAFRRDAFLKTGGWDSRLDVNFDDIDSWVKISQFGDAIFLNQCLAYRTVWPGGYNQKFSLKKRLETHIQLKEKIYDLVAQKHHDNIPSIQAFRNYLKLHWALVAAKQRRVSDLLVFALPTIFHISAWRLLFLALINRYNQQFLLQKQLDKNIWVWTKLSTLVGENSCSTFSDFQNLRNYLRLRHSWGAIKQSKFPIAIKLAFPAVFSVPAWKLVIKAAISSHQNHKDSLIRKLVLIN